The DNA sequence TATcctctttgaagttgaaactaATGAGATGGAGGGAAacagaataataaaaaatttagaagtaTGTGACATCAGTCATGCATGCAAttctaatatttaaatattctgcTTCAAATGTTGACAACTTATACTCTGGTGGATTACCATATTTCTACGCAATGCCTCAGCTTCAGCAGCAACTTCTTTGTATATCTGTGATCTTAGTTCCTCCATTTTCAAAGCTCTTTCTGCACCTTTGAGAAAAGACCCTACAAACAAATTGGTAACTGAAACCTTATACAAGATCCGGAATAGCAAACCAAGAATAATGAACAAAGTAAACATCAATTACTCAGCTCCTGTCTTTTTAGCAAAAGAAGTTGCAAGTCACAAATTGTCCTGCCTGACTTGCATCAAGATTTTGTAGATATATCTAATACTTCACCAATTATGGTCTCAAAATTAGAGGACGACTAGGGCATATACTGAAACTGTGGCAACCGCTGACCTTCACAAGCTCAGTCAAGCTAGTGACCTTATGATGTAATAGAAGCCGATAAGGAGCTGCAACCAAGTTGTAAAACATATCATAACACAAGGGAAAGTAGTCCCATGTCCTGATTAGGATTTCCATAGCACAAGTTGTGGGCACGGACGAATACACAAATATTACTATCTCTTGGTTTAGTTTATTCGATAACGTATGGATTTTATGACCTGTTATATCATTTGTATGGTGGATTTTATGACATGCCATATGGTCTGATGATCTATTTCTTGTAGTAGTTTGACACTCTTAGAAGTTGATTATTTTATCACTTAAGTAACCATACATTAAAAATTGTACTCATGTAAAAATCTGAAGTAAACCTTGATACGAATGTCGTTGCACCAAAGACCGGAGCACAAATAAGAAGGTAAAGCAGTTAAATGTGTTTATATGGTGTGAAAACAAAGCGATACCTGATGCAGCCTTTTCTGCTTTATCAGCCTGAGTTCTCTCTATTTGTGCAGTAGCTTCAGGTGATATTGCTAATGCAGCAGCCTTTTTTGAATTTTCAGCAGCTAACTTCTCCGCTGCTTCTTTTGCTGCTCGTTGAGATTCCAAAGCCTTCACTTCTTCTGCTCTCTTTTTTTCAGCTTCAAGTCTAGCCTGCATCTATAGAATATACCAATTTATAAGCATCTATAACTGCAAGTTCATCATTTTCTTGTAATCCAACTGCTCTATGCTGTAGTGACCTAGTACACAGCATATGTGCGGTTATTTATACAGGATTCGCAGAAGCGAGAGGGAACAGGTGCAGAACAAACTTAAAACGAATTACAGGAAGGAAAGCTTCATATATAAAACTCCACTACGGTTGTTGAGATTAATTACACGATTTCTACGGGATGGCCAAAAGCGAGAGAACAGGtttaaaacaatatttatataaattaaataatgaaaAGCATTTTCAGATAAAAATTCCACTGTTAATACTTAGGATATTAGACATTTTGTTAGGAGAAAATTAACAGACCTCTGCTTCTGCTTTTATCTTCTCCTGCCTATGCTTTTCTTCTTGACGTCTTttggcctcttcaacagccgcATCATCTCTTATTCTTCTTTCTTCTATTTGAGATCTTTGTTCATGCCGTCTCTGTACATCAGTCAGGTACTTATCAAGATCTTCTGCACTATATGAAACTGTATCTCGTCAACCAGTGTGAAATAATACCGACTCTGCAGCTCGAGGCAACTGCTCAACTGAATAGATGTTTCCACAATAACCAAGTATTGCTCTTACACTGTACGCTGATACTGCAAATCAAGCTTTTTCTCCATTTCCCTGCGTGCTTCACTGTGCTTTTCTACACGAGCAATTGCAGAAGTAAACTTCTCATTTTTATCTGCCAGATCTGCTTCCAGGGTCGATATTTGGTTTCTAACTTCCTCCTGtaaatcaagaaaattaatGCGATAAGTAATTCTGGGTGATAATCTCACATCACTGAAAGAACTCTGTGCAATATATCAGACAAAAAATAGGCAGGATCTAAGAACTATAAGAGGAATTGGTGAAATTGTTGCCCAATAATATATAAGATAGATTCAACATGCAACAAGATAAAAAGTAATTCTCCAGAGGAAATGTACTATCGGTAAAGTAATAGTGCAAGATTTACATGTGCCTCTTCACCATGGATTCCCCAAGTATTTGACCTTTGTTTTGGAAGGCAAGAAATGTCAAAGAACTGAATCTCATGGAATTTTATGAAGAATGGCAGATATGCTTAGCTTCTAAGTCGTTTCATTAGAAATATACTCTCAAAAGAAGATGACAACTTGGTTGGGTACATTTAATCTGAATGATAGACAGCGTGTGTTACCCACCATAACCACAATACGATGTTCATGGGTTAGCTCAGATAGTGCACCTTCGACTAATCCCACTTTCTCCATCAGACATGGTTCGCTATTAAGCACCAACTCATGCTCGGAATCCTCACTGtcactaaaaatataaaaaattgatcacCCAACCAAATCAGATACGCAAGGTGCAGAAGTACAAGAAACACTATGGTAATATTATCATCTCATAAGATCAGGCTGATCAgcaaataaactaaaaaagtacataaaaataACTCCATCATAAAATTACAGCAAGACAATACAGGTTACCTATGATCAGCAAACAAACTAACTCATTGCCTTATGATTTAAGGTAAATTAAGAAAGTAAGAGATGTCTACTGTTTGCATATGAACCTGGTATGCAAAGAGCATTTATCATCCACAAGTGAAACAATTGATTACTACTtggcaaaaataaataaattatataaagaaaCAATTTGGAATTCGAACGTaacaactaaaaaaaaaattcccaagaAACCAGTACGTAAGAAGCACAAATTCTCACTCATACTCTGAGCAAATTATTTACATCCTGTATACATATATGGATAACTAAAATAAGTCAAAACCTGAAATCATCATCACATGCAAAGCGTGTGCCCACAACTAACGCTCGACTCTCAACATCGAAGCTGTCATCGCTGTCAGCATTACACTCTTCATTCTCCATCTCATCGTCTGACACTCTCATAACAAAAGCCGGATTTCGTTTAATTCCTTTTCCAGGCAAGAGTTCCCTAATCAACAGGATGATCAGAAAATAACCACATAAAAGGAAATGACAAACAATAAATgcattaaacaaataatttatcTACTATACTAGGACATGGATGAAAACTTTAACCCACAAGCTCCATACATTGACAAACGGTAATTCTTGTTAAACTGATAACCTATGTATTCCtctacaaaaacaaaataaaaaaataaataaaattataaaggcAATGCTATATAATTTGCTTCAAACATATGATTTAATTACTCCCCTGCTAGAAACGattaatacaaaattacaaaTGGACAAGCTATATACGTGCCGTAAAGGATTGAATACAATGCCAAACAAATTTTTACATTTGACAGATAGTATCTGGTAACTTATCTATCACTGTACTAAAACACCCTAAAACcaataatatatactatataaataaaatatattgacaAACTACAGTCTCTGTTAATTGATATAATCctctactagaaaaagtaataaaaataCACACGCAAACTAAATATAAATACCGTGAAAGATGAGACAAATTGACAAACTATAATTCACatcaaacatataatttatcCACACCTCTATCGgtaacataataaaaattataaaaacgcAAGCTATACAATATACATAGACAAACTATAATTTGAGTTGAAATTATATCCTAAGCACGCGACCTATAAACAAATATCGTGAAAGACGAAACACATTTGCAAACTATAATTTGCGTTGAATGAAATTTCTATTGCTACTATAagagaagaaaattaaaattttacgaAAGCATAAGCAGGCGTGCAATGGATATACATACCGCGAAGAAAGCGATAAATTGAGCTTGTTTTCGATAGAATTGATCTCGAGCAAGAGAGAATCGAGACTCCAGTCAGGCTGCGGATCCACAGCGATGCCTTGGACATTTCTAGCACACTTGAGCTCCAATGCGATTGTTCGTCCCCTAATTTCAACAAAAACATAATTAGCACCGTATAATCAAATTCATAACCTAATTCAACAAGGTGAATGAATTGAATTACATTGGTACAAATTGAACAACTGTTTGAATTGGTGTGTGCGCGCACTGCAGTGGGTGCTGGACTGCTGGGAAAAGTCCGAATGAGCCTTAAACAAAAAGCAAAGCCAGACCCATTAAATTTCAAGCTTAATTAAACAACCCCAGAAGAAACTAGTCGCTATGAAATCAGAAATTGGTCATCTGCTGCTCGCTGCTCTGCTTCATCTGGGCTGTTCGAGTATGAGTTGGTGTGCAGCGAAGCCCGATTAAAACATATCGCACTGCTAGGCCCAACTCATTACATTACAAGGAGTTTTTCATTTTTagaatctaatatttatataaattataaataatatataaatctagaattttatataaattataaattacatatatatgtataatatttattttaaaacagaTTGCCGGAACCGGAAATcgattttgatttataaattctcACTTCCAATTCCGATTCAGTGTTATATACACTCCAGTTTTTAACAGTTTCGTTTCATATCGGATTCGTTTGGTTTTTTGAACACAATGGGTCATTGCAATTGGCATAATTATCTGTTTACCCCCCTCCTTCGAAGgtaaatctttttaaatatcttagtaatttgaataaaaatatcttagcaatttattaaacaatttagattttttaatttgtttgatatatcttcaattatttggaaaaaataaataaataagcatTCGTGGACTTGCCTCGGAGACAGGTCACATTGCCCAGATTTTAAATGCACCAagaaccagttactctaaaacctcaaggtgttagaggaTGACCCTTTCgaggatcttatattctaacattccccctcactcgagagcccatttatgggtcgaagagtggatcacgggcgctcatctttagagcattaatttgccattcgtgccacgataaattgtgagaatattgggggtggcagggcattaatttgccattcgtgccacgataaattgtgagaatattgggggtggcagggATCGAACCTGAGTCCTCTGccagagctctgataccatgtcaagtgaccaattctcctaaaacctcgaggtgttaggaggagggcttaccaggatcatattctaacattccccctcactcgaaagcccatttataggtcgagagtggatcacgggcgcccatATTTTTGGGGCATAACTTGTCTTCGTGTCCTTAATAAAttctgagaatattgggggtcacAGGGAGTCGAATTCGAGTCTCCCGCGagcctaagctctgataccatgttaaggaaccagttactctaaaacctcaaggtgttagagaatggccctttccaggatcttatattctaacaccaaattatataattacaatGTCAATACATTTTGCATTAACATGTCGAATCAAATCAATGCAGATCGAGAGCTAACGTGGTTGTTTGCTCACACGAGACAAAATTACAGCAATGTGCGCCAAAAAGAACTCCTAATTAATCACTAAAATTATTACTACTAATCAACTCATAAGATtagtaaagaaatgagaaaacTCTCAAGCAAATAGTAGTAGTTGAAGTGCCTTGCAAGGCCTTCCAAAACCTTCAAAAATCCTGAAAATTTGGTGACTCGCTTCTTAATTGCTTCAAGGCATGGCTAAACTTCAAAATTCACAACCGAAAGGCATGGGACTTGATGTTCGATACTCATTACTCACCATGCCTATACGTGAATTCATATTCAAATTTCCAATTCCGAAATCCTAACATATCGTAGGGATTATTTCAAAAGTTgatgattaatcacgattagttATCGATTCAtccaaatttcaaatcaatattatatttaatttttcaattaatcATCCAGTTAAAATTTCTGTTCAAACCAGTTAATctctaattaatttttattccgTATTCCAGACTTCGTAACTCTAAACAAATTTGCACCGAAATTTTTTATGGATTGCAGTAATCTGACCCGAACTTTATTCAAATAAATGTATAGTAAATATCTTTGAGTATCAATAATTGAATCATGCATGCAATAAACAACTTCCCAAGAATGCAAAAATGTTTCTAGTTAACTTCCAAGAATCTTGGCTTTCTAAGTTTAAGCTTCAAGTAAAGAATTGCATATTGACACATGCACTTAAGGTTTCTTATAAATAGTAGTAGGTTTAAATAGAAACTCTCAAACATTTTTCACTAAACCATGAGGACCTCCTCCTATTCTTTCCTATTTCTCACAATTCTTCATGTTCTTTTGCCTAGTCTGATCACTAACCACCACCACTCCGCGGCAGCGCTGCCACTCTCCACCGATACCCGATGGATAGTT is a window from the Daucus carota subsp. sativus chromosome 8, DH1 v3.0, whole genome shotgun sequence genome containing:
- the LOC108199255 gene encoding mRNA export factor GLE1 gives rise to the protein MGRTIALELKCARNVQGIAVDPQPDWSLDSLLLEINSIENKLNLSLSSRELLPGKGIKRNPAFVMRVSDDEMENEECNADSDDSFDVESRALVVGTRFACDDDFSDSEDSEHELVLNSEPCLMEKVGLVEGALSELTHEHRIVVMEEVRNQISTLEADLADKNEKFTSAIARVEKHSEARREMEKKLDLQYQRTVAEDLDKYLTDVQRRHEQRSQIEERRIRDDAAVEEAKRRQEEKHRQEKIKAEAEMQARLEAEKKRAEEVKALESQRAAKEAAEKLAAENSKKAAALAISPEATAQIERTQADKAEKAASGSFLKGAERALKMEELRSQIYKEVAAEAEALRRNMDLRSHEMQIARRIRQISGTTESVRGKAMELVTLISNSTSPRSSTAIFAEKIVSQCVNPSGSFSKSVYAYAQVVVLVTSKVPQTMDILLAELNRVCIYTVPKYMKYSESIFKTKEAYYKAIGFKEENGKLENRDTYVERVRSCMKLYGALVQTEAEGVKNPHGIEEGWAWIARCLNALPANLYTAVSLQAFLEMAGFALYRKYRSQFKKILNIISRNFITALKQQPDLANVVMNIQVYIDSKKFLEEPDGRRMQSSLLSSEAVPETNYQGSYHHNSSNRDQYSYQSYRQHY